A genomic stretch from Frigoribacterium sp. PvP032 includes:
- a CDS encoding FAD-dependent monooxygenase: protein MSTHDSSSASRPRVLVTGASIAGPALAWGLAKSGFDAVLLERSAEPRETGQNIDVRGLGREILTRMGVEEAVLANLTGEDGTRFVDESGRPYAVFPTEEGQDGPTAEVEILRGRLAGILGDVVPADVERRFGDFVVAAEQDATGVDVTFDSGTEERFDLFLVAEGRSSRTRRLLFADETELRDFGVSIAYGTIDRRPDDVDHWDWFTAGRGRVASVRPDNEGTIRASMSFESEPMGFEGLPVEAQLQILRERFRGAGWQTERILDGFDARPDEFYTQRMEQVVMSTWSRGRIALVGDAAWGSGPTGMGTTLSLVGAHILVGELAASPDRPGAAFARYERQMRRYADSAQGLPRGGAKLLHPSSGAGVKAIQTMHRVTASRPVRKFFQANLLTSEKHVPVLAEYPQLRA from the coding sequence ATGTCCACACACGACTCCTCCTCGGCCTCGCGCCCCCGCGTCCTCGTCACCGGCGCGAGCATCGCCGGCCCCGCACTCGCCTGGGGCCTCGCGAAGTCCGGCTTCGACGCCGTCCTCCTCGAGCGCTCCGCCGAGCCCCGCGAGACCGGCCAGAACATCGACGTCCGTGGCCTCGGTCGCGAGATCCTGACCCGCATGGGCGTCGAGGAGGCGGTGCTCGCGAACCTGACCGGCGAGGACGGCACGCGCTTCGTCGACGAGTCCGGCCGCCCCTACGCCGTGTTCCCGACGGAGGAGGGGCAGGACGGCCCGACCGCCGAGGTCGAGATCCTGCGCGGGCGGCTCGCCGGCATCCTCGGCGACGTCGTCCCCGCCGACGTCGAGCGCCGCTTCGGCGACTTCGTCGTGGCGGCCGAGCAGGACGCGACGGGCGTCGACGTCACCTTCGACAGCGGCACCGAGGAGCGCTTCGACCTGTTCTTGGTGGCCGAGGGGCGCAGCTCGCGCACCCGCCGCCTCCTCTTCGCGGACGAGACCGAGCTGCGCGACTTCGGCGTCAGCATCGCGTACGGCACGATCGACCGCCGACCCGACGACGTCGACCACTGGGACTGGTTCACGGCCGGCCGGGGCCGTGTCGCCTCGGTGCGGCCCGACAACGAGGGCACGATCAGGGCGAGCATGTCGTTCGAGTCCGAGCCGATGGGCTTCGAGGGGCTCCCGGTGGAGGCGCAGCTGCAGATCCTGAGGGAGCGGTTCCGAGGCGCGGGCTGGCAGACCGAGCGCATCCTCGATGGCTTCGACGCTCGCCCGGACGAGTTCTACACGCAGCGGATGGAGCAGGTCGTGATGTCGACCTGGAGCCGGGGCCGCATCGCGCTGGTCGGCGACGCCGCCTGGGGCTCGGGCCCGACCGGCATGGGCACGACCCTGTCGCTGGTCGGGGCGCACATCCTCGTCGGCGAGCTCGCCGCGTCCCCCGACCGCCCGGGCGCTGCGTTCGCCCGGTACGAGCGGCAGATGCGCCGCTACGCCGACAGTGCGCAGGGTCTGCCTCGCGGCGGGGCGAAGCTGCTGCACCCGTCGTCGGGCGCGGGCGTGAAGGCGATCCAGACGATGCACCGCGTCACCGCGTCGCGACCGGTGCGCAAGTTCTTCCAGGCGAACCTGCTGACGAGCGAGAAGCACGTGCCGGTGCTGGCCGAGTACCCGCAGCTGCGCGCGTGA
- a CDS encoding YbhB/YbcL family Raf kinase inhibitor-like protein, whose amino-acid sequence MSDTTGNDPFARLPKVPSFTVTSATVEDGAPFAQQQYSGAFGVPGGQDVSPQLSWSGAPEGTKSYAVTVYDPDAPTQSGFWHWAVANIPASVTDLPEGAGDATGAQLPEGAYQLPNDSRAPSFIGAAPPAGHGQHRYFITVHALDVEDIEVPADGTPAYLNFTIASHIIARATLVATGEIPAE is encoded by the coding sequence ATGAGCGACACCACCGGAAACGACCCGTTCGCCCGCCTCCCCAAGGTGCCGAGCTTCACCGTCACAAGCGCCACCGTCGAGGACGGCGCCCCCTTCGCGCAGCAGCAGTACTCCGGGGCGTTCGGCGTCCCCGGCGGCCAGGACGTCTCGCCGCAGCTCTCGTGGTCGGGCGCCCCCGAGGGCACCAAGAGCTACGCCGTCACCGTCTACGACCCTGACGCCCCCACGCAGTCCGGCTTCTGGCACTGGGCCGTCGCGAACATCCCGGCGTCCGTGACCGACCTGCCCGAAGGAGCCGGAGACGCGACCGGCGCGCAGCTCCCCGAGGGTGCGTACCAGCTGCCGAACGACTCGCGGGCTCCCTCGTTCATCGGCGCCGCACCTCCTGCGGGCCACGGTCAGCACCGCTACTTCATCACGGTCCACGCGCTCGACGTCGAGGACATCGAGGTGCCCGCCGACGGCACGCCTGCGTACCTGAACTTCACGATCGCGTCGCACATCATCGCTCGCGCCACGCTCGTCGCCACGGGCGAGATCCCCGCCGAGTAG
- a CDS encoding alpha/beta fold hydrolase, whose translation MQLHTTTTGDGERHVGLVHGLGGDGATWQPLVDRMLASGRYTVTTVDLRGHGHSGRASSYRLDEFATDLAEALPTGLHSVVGHSLGGAVLVRAVARLQPLRAIYLDPGFHLALPTTGIAGRLFWAVPPLTLGVASLAQARKTKAVRARYDAATVALLDGARERFDTGMAIGVFRDVAHAPVEVAPPAVPSVVVLSDDSPAVLPDAVARSLEGDGWELRRLPGVHHDMHLEAPDRTYALIADVL comes from the coding sequence ATGCAGCTGCACACGACCACCACCGGCGACGGCGAGCGGCACGTGGGGCTGGTGCACGGGCTCGGCGGCGACGGGGCGACCTGGCAGCCGCTCGTCGACAGGATGCTCGCGTCGGGTCGGTACACGGTCACCACGGTCGACCTGCGCGGCCACGGCCACAGCGGCCGAGCGTCGTCGTACCGTCTCGACGAGTTCGCGACGGACCTGGCGGAGGCCCTGCCGACCGGCCTGCACAGCGTGGTCGGGCACTCGCTCGGCGGGGCGGTGCTCGTGCGGGCCGTCGCGCGGCTGCAGCCCCTCAGGGCGATCTACCTCGACCCGGGGTTCCACCTCGCGCTGCCGACGACCGGGATCGCCGGGCGGCTGTTCTGGGCCGTGCCGCCGCTGACGCTCGGCGTCGCGTCGCTCGCCCAGGCCCGCAAGACCAAGGCGGTGCGCGCGCGCTACGACGCAGCGACGGTCGCGCTGCTCGACGGCGCCCGCGAGCGCTTCGACACCGGGATGGCGATCGGGGTGTTCCGTGACGTGGCGCACGCGCCCGTCGAGGTGGCGCCTCCTGCGGTGCCCTCGGTCGTGGTGCTCTCGGACGACAGCCCGGCCGTGCTGCCCGACGCCGTGGCCCGCTCGCTCGAGGGCGACGGCTGGGAGCTGCGCCGCCTGCCGGGCGTGCACCACGACATGCACCTCGAGGCGCCCGACCGCACGTACGCCCTCATCGCCGACGTGCTCTAG
- a CDS encoding MFS transporter yields the protein MTDDHPTAPAGTAAGTAPSLVAPTPGSAGPAGIAAVAEAADVSVGPPRLRRLSIGLALVYVSILAINSGGLGILIPNLVADIDEASKIGNLAIVTTAAFLANVFAQPIAGALSDATRSRFGRRSPWMVGGALLAAGFFAGLPLASSIVTVALIWLVVQLGLNALQAAATALVPDRFPAAKRGGVSGLIGLGITVGNAVGAVVAGSASGAGALPYLVLAALVLVVVAVFVVVNPDRSSLVETVPGGTDAAAPRPTLREFARGFWVSPRKHPDFAWAFAARFLMVIGFYGAQTFGLYILRDYIGLSDAASNAFAAQIGVVLLLGVLISALASGVLSDRIGRRKPFIVWASVIMAIGLVVPLVMPTTTGILIYSFLLGLGFGAYISIDLALMTEVLPTSLTSGASSAGRDLAILGLATTLPQALSPSIAAGLVSITGGYPVLFISGIVFVVLGALAVIPIKSVR from the coding sequence ATGACCGACGACCACCCCACCGCCCCCGCCGGCACCGCAGCCGGCACCGCGCCGTCCCTCGTCGCGCCCACCCCCGGCTCGGCCGGTCCCGCCGGGATCGCCGCCGTGGCCGAGGCGGCCGACGTCAGCGTCGGCCCCCCGCGCCTCCGTCGGCTCTCGATCGGCCTCGCGCTCGTCTACGTGTCGATCCTCGCGATCAACTCCGGCGGCCTCGGCATCCTCATCCCGAACCTCGTGGCCGACATCGACGAGGCGTCGAAGATCGGCAACCTGGCGATCGTGACGACGGCGGCTTTCCTCGCGAACGTGTTCGCGCAGCCCATCGCCGGAGCCCTCTCCGACGCGACCCGCTCGCGCTTCGGCCGGCGCTCGCCCTGGATGGTCGGCGGCGCCCTGCTCGCCGCCGGCTTCTTCGCCGGCCTGCCGCTGGCGAGCTCGATCGTCACCGTCGCGCTGATCTGGCTCGTCGTGCAGCTCGGGCTGAACGCGCTGCAGGCAGCGGCCACGGCGCTCGTGCCCGACCGGTTCCCGGCGGCCAAGCGCGGCGGCGTCTCCGGCCTGATCGGCCTCGGCATCACCGTCGGCAACGCGGTGGGGGCCGTCGTCGCCGGCTCGGCCTCGGGTGCGGGAGCCCTGCCCTACCTCGTGCTCGCCGCCCTCGTGCTCGTGGTCGTCGCCGTGTTCGTCGTGGTGAACCCCGACCGCTCGAGCCTCGTCGAGACGGTCCCCGGCGGCACGGACGCGGCTGCGCCCCGCCCGACCCTCCGCGAGTTCGCCCGCGGCTTCTGGGTCTCGCCGCGCAAGCACCCCGACTTCGCCTGGGCCTTCGCGGCGCGGTTCCTCATGGTGATCGGCTTCTACGGCGCGCAGACGTTCGGCCTGTACATCCTGCGCGACTACATCGGGCTGAGCGACGCCGCCTCCAACGCCTTCGCCGCCCAGATCGGTGTCGTGCTGCTGCTCGGGGTGCTCATCTCGGCGCTGGCCAGCGGCGTGCTCTCTGACCGGATCGGCCGCCGCAAGCCCTTCATCGTCTGGGCCTCGGTGATCATGGCGATCGGCCTCGTCGTGCCGCTCGTGATGCCGACGACGACCGGCATCCTGATCTACAGCTTCCTGCTCGGCCTCGGCTTCGGCGCCTACATCTCGATCGACCTGGCCCTCATGACGGAGGTGCTGCCCACCTCCCTGACGTCGGGCGCCAGCAGCGCAGGGCGCGACCTGGCCATCCTCGGCCTCGCCACGACGCTGCCCCAGGCCCTCAGCCCCTCGATCGCCGCTGGCCTCGTGTCGATCACCGGGGGCTACCCGGTGCTCTTCATCTCGGGCATCGTGTTCGTGGTGCTCGGCGCCCTCGCCGTGATCCCGATCAAGTCGGTGCGGTGA
- a CDS encoding GAF domain-containing protein yields MTTRDPEGPGWLQLLVDQAGVPELEAHRRLLVSGGADEALADQEARSAVEVALLLQERRQRAVELAALNDIAGRLAAVADPADLLTEVVDQARRLLGVDLTYVALLVGDDLRIEVASGDRSSDLVGIRLPRTAGLVGSVAASGTPRWTSDYAADPELVHEEGADRAARAESIRGLLGVPLAVRGRVLGVLLAAKREERRFGAHEISLLSGLGAHAAVAIHNARAAAELRDAKEGLETTLRLDADLTRAVLAGGDPEALVERVQALTDVPVRWVAHPADGPLGAALATVGAAVRSADAAEVGPVVVGAETVQPVAAAGQLFGALVAGGLGDVTGVAADAAPPGGGLGGRMPADALLLLERAAPLIALTLVGARATARAAQLGRDIAAVDLLSRVESDEAADHRRWRGAGLDPRRPHVVVVVEGDPEAARRHVEGLGLGGQVASAVHRDRFVLVAPASVDLEARWGAQEAPVAGLAGPVVETAGLRAAWGEAARTARALTALGRRPGSGGGLSRGDDLGVFAVLLSRAGSRELQSQVERELGAVLAEEARRGVPLVETLEVFLDQGRRPTATASALRVHVNTVYQRLATLDELLGRAWRERALELQVLLRLSRAARELDGPAPAPARSR; encoded by the coding sequence ATGACGACACGTGACCCGGAGGGGCCTGGCTGGCTGCAGCTGCTCGTCGACCAGGCAGGGGTGCCCGAGCTCGAGGCGCACCGCCGCCTCCTCGTCTCGGGCGGTGCCGACGAGGCACTCGCCGACCAGGAGGCGCGCTCGGCCGTCGAGGTCGCGTTGCTGCTGCAGGAACGCCGGCAGCGCGCGGTCGAGCTCGCCGCCCTCAACGACATCGCCGGCCGCCTCGCCGCCGTGGCCGACCCGGCCGACCTGCTGACGGAGGTCGTCGACCAGGCCCGCCGCCTCCTCGGGGTCGACCTCACCTACGTCGCGCTGCTCGTGGGCGACGACCTGCGCATCGAGGTCGCGAGCGGCGACCGCTCGTCCGACCTCGTCGGGATCCGCCTGCCCCGCACCGCCGGCCTCGTCGGCAGCGTCGCCGCCAGCGGGACGCCGCGCTGGACCTCCGACTACGCCGCCGACCCCGAGCTCGTGCACGAGGAGGGCGCCGACCGGGCCGCCAGGGCCGAGTCGATCAGGGGCCTGCTCGGCGTGCCGCTCGCCGTGCGGGGCCGGGTGCTCGGAGTGCTGCTCGCCGCCAAGCGCGAGGAACGCCGCTTCGGCGCGCACGAGATCAGCCTGCTCAGCGGGCTCGGCGCGCACGCCGCCGTCGCGATCCACAACGCGCGGGCGGCCGCCGAGCTCCGTGACGCCAAGGAGGGCCTCGAGACGACCCTCCGTCTCGACGCCGACCTGACCCGCGCCGTGCTCGCCGGGGGCGACCCCGAGGCGCTCGTCGAGCGGGTGCAGGCGCTCACCGACGTGCCCGTGCGGTGGGTCGCGCACCCTGCCGACGGGCCCCTGGGGGCGGCGCTCGCCACGGTCGGCGCGGCCGTGCGGAGCGCCGACGCGGCGGAGGTCGGACCGGTCGTCGTGGGCGCTGAGACGGTGCAGCCGGTGGCGGCCGCGGGGCAGCTGTTCGGGGCTCTGGTCGCGGGCGGGCTCGGGGACGTGACGGGCGTGGCCGCCGACGCCGCACCTCCTGGGGGCGGGCTCGGGGGCCGGATGCCTGCCGACGCGCTCCTGTTGCTCGAGCGGGCCGCTCCGCTGATCGCGCTGACGCTCGTCGGCGCGAGGGCGACCGCGCGTGCCGCCCAGCTCGGCCGGGACATCGCCGCCGTCGACCTGCTCAGCCGGGTCGAGTCGGACGAGGCCGCCGACCACCGACGCTGGCGTGGAGCCGGGCTCGACCCCCGCCGGCCGCACGTCGTCGTCGTGGTCGAGGGCGACCCGGAGGCAGCCCGACGGCACGTCGAGGGGCTGGGGCTGGGCGGGCAGGTCGCGTCGGCCGTGCACCGCGACCGGTTCGTGCTGGTCGCTCCTGCATCGGTCGACCTCGAGGCGCGGTGGGGAGCGCAGGAGGCGCCCGTCGCGGGCCTCGCCGGTCCCGTCGTCGAGACGGCCGGGCTCCGCGCCGCGTGGGGCGAGGCCGCACGGACGGCCCGGGCGCTCACGGCGCTCGGCCGCCGCCCTGGCAGCGGCGGCGGGCTCTCGCGGGGCGACGACCTCGGGGTCTTCGCGGTGCTGCTGAGCCGGGCCGGCAGCCGCGAGCTGCAGTCACAGGTCGAGCGCGAGCTCGGGGCGGTCCTCGCCGAGGAGGCGCGGCGTGGCGTGCCCCTCGTCGAGACCCTCGAGGTGTTCCTCGACCAGGGACGGCGGCCGACGGCGACGGCCTCCGCGCTGCGGGTGCACGTGAACACGGTCTACCAGCGGCTCGCGACGCTCGACGAGCTGCTCGGGCGGGCGTGGCGGGAGCGGGCGCTCGAGCTGCAGGTGCTGCTGCGGCTGAGCCGGGCGGCGCGCGAGCTGGACGGGCCCGCGCCTGCGCCGGCGCGCTCGCGGTGA
- a CDS encoding alpha/beta fold hydrolase yields MNPPDPAADGTAGTTRTAGTFVSSDGVTLAYTDSQEAPGATRRTGATAASPGSTASRTAASRTVVLVAGYAMPAVAWALQTDALVVAGHRVVEFDRRSHGASEDVLHGQRIARHGADLHELLVHLDLHDVVLVGQSMGASTVWAAIDLFGTDRVAGVLTIDQTPKLVNDAEWSHGFYGMTPENSGVFFDDGIPDTGRGARVDPANTGVARLFERLGGPPAVRQANAPETRRLLRDHGLQDWRDVIARLDVPFTMVAGRDSQLWPCSHAEAAVGDHALGRSVVIDDAGHATNFDRPDELNGVLLAFVASL; encoded by the coding sequence ATGAACCCTCCAGATCCTGCTGCCGACGGCACGGCCGGCACCACTCGCACCGCAGGCACGTTCGTCAGCAGCGACGGCGTGACCCTCGCGTACACGGACTCGCAGGAGGCGCCCGGCGCGACCCGCAGGACCGGCGCGACCGCCGCCTCCCCCGGGTCGACCGCCTCCCGCACCGCCGCTTCCCGCACCGTCGTGCTCGTGGCCGGCTACGCGATGCCCGCCGTGGCCTGGGCGCTGCAGACCGACGCGCTCGTCGTCGCCGGGCACCGCGTGGTCGAGTTCGACCGGCGGTCGCACGGAGCCAGCGAGGACGTGCTGCACGGCCAGCGCATCGCTCGTCACGGCGCCGACCTGCACGAGCTGCTGGTGCACCTCGACCTCCACGACGTGGTGCTCGTCGGCCAGTCGATGGGCGCGAGCACGGTCTGGGCCGCGATCGACCTCTTCGGCACCGATCGCGTCGCCGGCGTGCTGACGATCGACCAGACGCCGAAGCTCGTGAACGACGCCGAGTGGAGCCACGGCTTCTACGGCATGACGCCCGAGAACAGCGGCGTCTTCTTCGACGACGGCATCCCCGACACCGGTCGCGGCGCCCGCGTCGACCCGGCGAACACCGGGGTCGCCCGGCTGTTCGAGCGGCTCGGCGGCCCGCCCGCCGTGCGGCAGGCGAACGCGCCCGAGACACGCCGGCTGCTCCGCGACCACGGCCTGCAGGACTGGCGCGACGTGATCGCCCGCCTCGACGTGCCGTTCACGATGGTCGCCGGCCGCGACAGCCAGCTCTGGCCCTGCAGCCACGCGGAGGCGGCGGTCGGCGACCACGCGCTCGGCCGGTCGGTCGTCATCGACGACGCCGGGCACGCGACCAACTTCGACCGCCCCGACGAGTTGAACGGGGTGCTGCTCGCGTTCGTCGCGAGCCTCTGA
- a CDS encoding FAD-binding oxidoreductase, which yields MTVTTEADASTASSAHAPAHAHAPAHTPASAPAPAPAPASASAAQPPAAEAVDALVADLAAALDADRVLRDPESLARYSHDDAEWAPFEAPLAVALARSTDEVSAVLRLAAASGVRVVPRGAGTGLSGGANAVANCVVLSLELMDAITEIDVDERYAVVQPGVINDALRAAVAEHGLWYPPDPASSAISTIGGNVATNAGGICCVKYGVTRDYVLGLTVVLADGSVVELGRRTAKGVAGYDLVGLMVGSEGTLGVVTSVTVRLLPLAGRDERAVIGYFPSLVAAGDAVAAISRAGIIPAALEILDRTCLRAVDDWVHLGLPSDVDTLLLARVDERGAAGDELADQVATVFAEAGGTDVELATDPAEIDRLFQARRLAYPALERLGPVLTEDICVPRSAVPEMLRRIQATAASADVVIANIAHAGDGNLHPLIIAPEGDEAAKARAKTAFDAIVADCLDLGGTVTGEHGVGLLKLPGLRAELGDRVLAMHRSVKDALDPSGTLNPGKAF from the coding sequence ATGACCGTCACCACCGAGGCGGACGCCAGCACCGCCTCCTCCGCACACGCACCTGCGCACGCGCACGCGCCTGCGCACACGCCAGCGTCAGCGCCCGCGCCCGCGCCAGCACCCGCGTCTGCGTCCGCTGCCCAGCCCCCCGCCGCCGAGGCCGTCGACGCGCTCGTCGCCGACCTCGCGGCGGCGCTCGACGCCGACCGCGTGCTCCGCGACCCCGAGTCGCTCGCCAGGTACAGCCACGACGACGCCGAGTGGGCGCCGTTCGAGGCGCCCCTCGCGGTGGCGCTCGCCCGCAGCACGGACGAGGTGAGCGCGGTGCTCCGCCTGGCCGCCGCCTCCGGGGTCCGGGTGGTGCCGCGGGGGGCGGGCACCGGCCTCTCGGGCGGTGCGAACGCCGTCGCGAACTGCGTCGTGCTGTCGCTCGAGCTGATGGACGCCATCACCGAGATCGACGTCGACGAGCGCTACGCCGTGGTGCAGCCAGGGGTGATCAACGACGCCCTGCGCGCCGCGGTCGCCGAGCACGGCCTCTGGTACCCGCCCGACCCTGCCAGCTCGGCGATCTCGACCATCGGCGGCAACGTCGCCACGAACGCGGGCGGCATCTGCTGCGTCAAGTACGGCGTGACCCGCGACTACGTGCTGGGCCTCACTGTCGTGCTCGCCGACGGCTCCGTGGTCGAGCTCGGGCGACGCACCGCGAAGGGCGTCGCCGGCTACGACCTCGTCGGCCTGATGGTCGGCTCGGAGGGGACGCTCGGCGTCGTCACCTCGGTGACCGTGCGGCTCCTGCCGCTCGCCGGGCGGGACGAGCGCGCGGTGATCGGCTACTTCCCCTCGCTGGTCGCGGCGGGCGACGCCGTGGCGGCGATCTCGCGGGCCGGGATCATCCCCGCCGCGCTCGAGATCCTCGACCGCACCTGCCTCCGGGCGGTCGACGACTGGGTGCACCTCGGGCTGCCGTCCGACGTCGACACCCTGCTGCTGGCCAGGGTCGACGAGCGCGGCGCGGCCGGCGACGAACTCGCCGACCAGGTCGCGACGGTGTTCGCCGAGGCGGGCGGCACCGACGTCGAGCTGGCCACGGACCCGGCCGAGATCGACCGGCTGTTCCAGGCTCGGCGGCTCGCCTACCCGGCGCTCGAGCGGCTCGGCCCGGTGCTCACCGAGGACATCTGCGTGCCGCGCTCCGCCGTGCCCGAGATGCTCCGGCGCATCCAGGCGACCGCGGCGAGCGCCGACGTCGTCATCGCGAACATCGCGCACGCGGGCGACGGCAACCTGCACCCGCTGATCATCGCTCCCGAGGGGGACGAGGCCGCGAAGGCCAGGGCGAAGACCGCGTTCGACGCCATCGTCGCCGACTGCCTCGACCTCGGCGGCACCGTCACCGGTGAGCACGGCGTCGGCCTGCTCAAGCTGCCGGGCCTCCGCGCCGAGCTGGGCGACCGCGTGCTCGCGATGCACCGCTCCGTCAAGGACGCGCTCGACCCCTCCGGCACCCTCAACCCCGGGAAGGCCTTCTGA
- a CDS encoding NAD(P)-dependent alcohol dehydrogenase codes for MKALQYTKIGQHPEVVEIEKPSPGPGQVLLRITAAGVCHSDEFVMGLSEEDYTAGGYPLPLTLGHEGAGVVEELGEGVEHLQVGDALAVYGPWGCGRCRPCSQGKENYCVNATAEGIKPPGLGAPGSMAEYMIVDDPRHLVPLGDLDPVQNVSLTDAGLTPYHAIKTSLPKLGAGTFAVVIGTGGLGHVGIQILKALSGAQIIALDVSDEKLELATHVGADHVLISDEKAADGIRELTGGLGANAVFDFVGAPPTVALATSVAASEADVTIVGIGGGTAQVGFGSIAYDAAVRVPYWGSRSELIEVLDLARSGRVSVETQRYSLADGPAAYEALAAGTVRGRAVIVP; via the coding sequence ATGAAGGCACTCCAGTACACGAAGATCGGTCAGCACCCCGAGGTCGTCGAGATCGAGAAGCCGTCGCCCGGCCCCGGCCAGGTGCTGCTCAGGATCACCGCGGCCGGCGTCTGCCACAGCGACGAGTTCGTCATGGGCCTCAGCGAGGAGGACTACACGGCTGGCGGCTACCCCCTCCCCCTCACGCTCGGCCACGAGGGCGCCGGCGTCGTCGAGGAGCTCGGCGAGGGCGTCGAGCACCTCCAGGTCGGCGACGCCCTCGCCGTCTACGGGCCGTGGGGCTGCGGCCGCTGCCGTCCCTGCTCGCAGGGCAAGGAGAACTACTGCGTCAACGCGACCGCCGAGGGCATCAAGCCTCCCGGCCTCGGCGCGCCCGGCTCGATGGCCGAGTACATGATCGTCGACGACCCGCGCCACCTGGTGCCGCTCGGCGACCTCGACCCCGTCCAGAACGTGTCGCTCACCGATGCCGGCCTCACGCCGTACCACGCGATCAAGACGTCGCTGCCGAAGCTCGGCGCCGGCACCTTCGCGGTCGTCATCGGCACTGGCGGCCTCGGCCACGTCGGCATCCAGATCCTCAAGGCGCTCTCGGGCGCGCAGATCATCGCCCTCGACGTGAGCGACGAGAAGCTCGAGCTGGCCACCCACGTCGGTGCCGACCACGTGCTGATCAGCGACGAGAAGGCGGCCGACGGCATCCGCGAGCTCACGGGCGGGCTGGGCGCGAACGCGGTCTTCGACTTCGTGGGGGCGCCTCCCACGGTGGCCCTCGCCACGTCGGTGGCCGCCTCAGAGGCGGACGTCACCATCGTCGGGATCGGCGGCGGCACCGCACAGGTCGGCTTCGGCTCCATCGCGTACGACGCCGCCGTGCGGGTGCCGTACTGGGGCAGCCGCTCCGAGCTGATCGAGGTGCTCGACCTCGCCAGGTCGGGTCGTGTCTCAGTCGAGACGCAGCGCTACTCGCTGGCCGACGGCCCGGCGGCGTACGAGGCCCTCGCCGCCGGCACGGTCCGCGGCCGCGCGGTCATCGTCCCGTAA
- a CDS encoding DUF6508 domain-containing protein, producing MDERETDAQILEALAAVTAEQRRDLERTRDELAPRGASFGEWKGGQRMASGAIQMPYTSLGPELSRAVDALAEAGLLVPFAWTTWEKGRRYLQDPTTWPEMTPVDGVKTLVTAVRANRFSEGVLLEAADDGVLHRALEAVIEGCSGRSGPGPT from the coding sequence ATGGACGAACGCGAGACGGACGCTCAGATCCTCGAGGCCTTGGCCGCCGTCACGGCCGAGCAGCGGCGGGACCTCGAGCGGACCCGTGACGAGCTCGCGCCGCGGGGCGCCTCCTTCGGCGAGTGGAAGGGCGGACAGCGCATGGCGTCCGGCGCGATCCAGATGCCGTACACGAGCCTCGGGCCGGAGCTGAGCCGTGCCGTCGATGCGCTTGCGGAGGCGGGCCTCCTCGTCCCGTTCGCCTGGACGACCTGGGAGAAGGGCCGTCGCTACCTGCAGGACCCGACCACCTGGCCGGAGATGACGCCCGTCGACGGCGTGAAGACGCTCGTGACGGCCGTCAGGGCGAATCGGTTCTCAGAGGGGGTGCTGCTGGAGGCAGCCGACGACGGCGTGCTCCACCGGGCCCTCGAGGCCGTGATCGAGGGCTGTTCGGGCAGGAGCGGACCGGGCCCCACCTGA
- a CDS encoding MaoC family dehydratase yields MTAHASPPLADRTLDDYVPGLVETHGPLEVTESEIVAFASSFDPHDMHVDPEAARRGAFGGLIASGWHTTAIMMRLMVGGFLNQRASVASPGVDELRWLLPVRPGDLLRARFTVLSSRVSASKPDRGLVRTRIEMLNQRDEVVMSQVMMNLVLRELPASA; encoded by the coding sequence ATGACCGCACACGCCTCGCCCCCGCTCGCCGACCGCACCCTCGACGACTACGTGCCCGGGCTGGTGGAGACGCACGGGCCGCTCGAGGTGACCGAGTCCGAGATCGTGGCGTTCGCCTCCTCGTTCGATCCCCACGACATGCACGTCGACCCCGAGGCGGCGAGGAGGGGCGCGTTCGGCGGCCTCATCGCCAGCGGCTGGCACACGACGGCGATCATGATGCGGCTGATGGTGGGCGGGTTCCTGAACCAGCGCGCGAGCGTCGCCTCGCCCGGGGTCGACGAGCTGCGCTGGCTGCTGCCGGTGCGGCCGGGCGACCTGCTCCGCGCGCGGTTCACCGTCCTCTCGTCACGGGTCTCCGCGTCGAAGCCCGACCGCGGCCTCGTGCGCACGCGCATCGAGATGCTCAACCAGCGCGACGAGGTCGTCATGTCGCAGGTGATGATGAACCTCGTCCTGCGCGAGCTGCCCGCCAGCGCCTGA